One genomic region from Reichenbachiella ulvae encodes:
- a CDS encoding DinB family protein yields MTISKPEEGEYGLFYQGYIDHVIDASDILELLKNQRDEWVDLYEKLDKEEWSYAYEEGKWTLKQMLRHVIDTERVFGYRAMCIARGEQTPLPGFEQDDYIAGADDEANSGQDLITEFIQVRNANMSMIQNFTEDQLKKIGKASGHATSCRAIVYILAGHMAHHMNIIKVRYL; encoded by the coding sequence CATATCTAAACCAGAAGAAGGAGAGTACGGCCTATTCTATCAAGGCTACATCGATCATGTGATTGATGCCTCGGATATCCTAGAATTGCTTAAAAATCAAAGAGATGAATGGGTAGATCTCTATGAAAAGTTAGACAAGGAGGAGTGGAGCTATGCTTATGAAGAGGGCAAATGGACACTCAAGCAGATGCTGCGTCATGTGATTGATACTGAGCGGGTATTTGGCTATCGTGCCATGTGCATTGCCAGAGGTGAGCAGACTCCATTGCCGGGCTTTGAGCAGGATGACTATATCGCAGGGGCTGACGATGAGGCCAATAGTGGTCAGGACTTGATCACCGAGTTTATTCAAGTCAGAAATGCTAACATGAGTATGATCCAGAACTTTACCGAGGATCAGTTGAAGAAGATAGGAAAAGCCAGTGGACACGCAACTTCGTGTAGAGCAATCGTGTATATACTCGCGGGCCATATGGCTCATCATATGAATATCATCAAAGTACGATACCTATAA